One genomic window of Cannabis sativa cultivar Pink pepper isolate KNU-18-1 chromosome 2, ASM2916894v1, whole genome shotgun sequence includes the following:
- the LOC133034966 gene encoding inactive TPR repeat-containing thioredoxin TTL3-like, whose amino-acid sequence MGDISPERKTGCGLINAVFGRKSLWAKKTTTQSSIPSSNDKNSNNEFAKTTATQDSKRRRGTSDEISFLPSSAQHQQQPHHPKHVVNSRATNNQRPQQQQIITNDNRKQETCYQTQNKTSAYAYVNQGTNRKVPKESITISGELESMIIDHQKNKGSSTLVRASSSNVMLFGNLGNLRQQQQQPNGSVLDHHNHHNHNQNNNHNHVHSKQRSREENPINNNYTNVTATTTSSNNNKTSEPVPSGSLCRAISTRMDPETLKIMGNEDYKNGRFAEALALYDAAISIDPNKASYRSNKSAALTALGRLLEAVLECREALRIEPHYHRAHLRLATLYLRLGEPEKATYHYKHAGQEADRDDLAKVKSIQIHLNRCTEARKTRDWNTLIKEADFAISAGADSAPQIYALQAEALLKLHRHQEADTALSRGPKFDVDECTKVLGPIGNASLLVTRALVDLASGRFDDAVEAAQRAGRLDVNNREANGVMRKAKGIATARSKGNELFKASRFSEACVAYGEGLEHDPYNSVLLCNRAACRSKLGQFDKAINDCTVALNLRPSYAKARLRRADCNAKLGRWEASIQDYEALLEETPEDEEVKTALSEVQAQFRRKIAKDSNNKMENGGAGAL is encoded by the exons ATGGGAGACATCTCGCCGGAGAGGAAAACTGGGTGTGGCCTCATAAATGCAGTTTTCGGAAGAAAAAGTTTATGGGCCAAAAAAACGACAACTCAAAGTTCTATTCCATCATCAAACGACAAAAACAGCAACAATGAATTCGCCAAAACGACAGCCACCCAGGACTCCAAACGACGTCGTGGTACCTCCGACGAGATTTCGTTTCTACCTTCATCTGCTcaacatcaacaacaacccCATCACCCGAAACACGTTGTAAATAGCAGAGCGACAAACAATCAGAGACCCCAACAGCAACAGATTATCACAAACGACAATAGAAAGCAGGAGACTTGTTATCAAACGCAGAACAAAACGTCGGCGTACGCTTATGTTAACCAAGGTACTAATAGAAAGGTACCTAAAGAATCCATTACAATATCTGGTGAGCTTGAGAGTATGATTATTGATCATCAGAAGAATAAAGGTAGTAGTACCCTCGTTCGAGCTTCTTCTAGCAATGTTATGCTTTTTGGGAATTTGGGTAATCTCAGGCAACAACAGCAGCAGCCTAATGGGTCTGTTCTGGATCATCATAATCACCACAATCATAATCAAAACAATAATCATAATCACGTTCATTCGAAGCAGAGGTCGAGAGAGGAGAAtccaattaataataattacacaAATGTTACTGCTACTACTActagtagtaataataataaaaccagTGAACCAGTTCCTAGTGGGTCATTGTGCAGAGCTATATCGACTAGAATGGACCCTGAAACGTTGAAGATAATGGGGAATGAAGATTACAAGAATGGGAGATTTGCAGAGGCTTTGGCTTTGTATGATGCTGCTATTTCTATTGACCCAAATAAGGCTTCCTATAGGAGTAATAAAAGTGCTGCCTTGACTGCCCTTGGTAGACTTCTTGAGGCTGTTTTGGAGTGTAGAGAGGCTCTAAGAATTGAACCCCATTATCATAGAGCTCATCTTCGTTTGGCAACCTTATATCTTAG ATTAGGGGAACCAGAAAAAGCTACGTATCATTACAAACATGCAGGGCAAGAGGCTGATAGAGATGATCTAGCTAAGGTGAAATCAATTCAGATACATCTGAACAGGTGCACCGAGGCTCGTAAAACAAGAGATTGGAACACACTTATAAAGGAAGCGGATTTTGCCATATCAGCTGGTGCTGATTCAGCCCCAcag aTTTATGCTCTACAAGCAGAGGCTTTGTTAAAACTCCACAGGCACCAAGAGGCAGACACAGCACTGTCGAGAGGTCCAAAGTTTGATGTGGACGAATGTACTAAAGTTCTTGGTCCTATTGGCAATGCTAGCTTGTTAGTCACACGAGCGCTGGTTGATTTGGCCTCAGGCAG ATTTGATGATGCTGTGGAAGCAGCTCAAAGGGCAGGTAGACTGGATGTGAACAACAGAGAAGCAAATGGGGTGATGAGAAAGGCGAAAGGCATAGCGACAGCTCGGTCGAAAGGCAATGAGCTGTTTAAGGCATCAAGATTTTCAGAGGCATGTGTGGCTTATGGGGAGGGACTAGAGCATGATCCTTACAACTCAGTGTTGCTCTGCAACCGTGCGGCATGTCGCTCTAAACTCGGCCAATTCGACAAGGCAATTAATGATTGCACCGTTGCTCTCAACCTTAGACCCTCTTATGCCAAGGCTAGGCTAAGAAGAGCTGATTGCAATGCTAAG TTGGGAAGGTGGGAAGCTTCAATACAAGATTATGAGGCTTTGCTAGAAGAGACACCAGAGGATGAGGAGGTTAAAACAGCCTTATCTGAGGTTCAAGCACAATTTAGGAGAAAAATAGCTAAAGACTCAAATAATAAGATGGAGAATGGTGGAGCAGGAGCCCTTTAA